Within the Desulfovibrio sp. genome, the region CCAGCATCTCTGCCGGCAAAAGCCAGCCCTCGCCAGCAGCGTTGCCCAGTGACAGCATGCTCTCGCCCATACGGGCCAGCGTGTCCAGATGGGCCACGGGCATGACCCTGTCCGCAAGGGGAGAGCCTGCCAGAGCCTCCCGCATGCTTTTGCGCAAATTTTCCACTTTTTTGATAGCCAGAGTGCTGCCCAGCGCACCCAGGGCGCTGCCGCCCTGGCGTTGCCAGTCGTAAATGGAATCCCTCAGGCAATACAGCATGAAGTTTGTAATATCGGGCAGCAGGGGTTCGCCTCCTTCCTGCCGGATGATATCCACAATATGCCGATTGGCGTCAGGATGGTAGGTAAGAAGAATTTCGCCGACCACGGCAACGCGCGGCCGGTGGTCCACATCGCAGCCGATCTGCTCAAAATCGCGCACAAGGCGTTCCATACTGCGACTGAAGGCCAGATCATCGCCATGCCGCACAATGGGGGTCAATGTGCGCAGCCAATGATCAATCCTTTCGGCTGTGTCTCCTGCACGGCGCTCATAGGTCTGCGTATGCAGCGAAAGACGTTGCAGCATGTCTCCGGCCAGCATGCCCAGCACCATTTTGTGCAGCATGGCGCGGCTGGGCCTGAAACCCGGATGACTGTCAACACCGGATGTGCTCATGGTGAGCACCGGAACCGATGCAAAACCGCACTCAAGCAGGGCCTTGCGCAATAGGGCCGGATAATTGCTGGCGCGGCATGGCCCGCAGGTCTGTGAGAGAAGGAGGGCTGTACGGTGGGGATCATGCTCGCCGCTTTGCAGCGCGTGCAGCAATTGGCCGATAGCCACAATGGCCGGATAGCAGGCATCATTGTTTACATAGGCCTGCCCCAGGCTGATGGCTTCGGAAGTTACCGTGGGCAGCAGTTTTACCATGTGTCCACTGCCCACAATACCTTCGGTGATCAAGGGAAAATGCAGCGGAGCCATTTGCGGGACAAGAATCAGGTGCGAGTGGGCGTCTTTTTTGGAAAAAACGGGCGCCGAGGGGGGCGGAATGAACGTCTGTACGCCCTTGCCGCGTCCTTCTGCCACGGCCAGTAGTGAGCGAATGCGGATACGGGCCGAAGCGAGCGCGTTGCCCTCATCCATCTTGATAAGGGTATACAGCTTGCCATGCTGGTGCAGCTGCTCGCGTATCTGGTCGGAAGTAATGGCGTCAAGGCCGCAGCCAAATGAGGTAAGCTGCACAAGCTCAACCCTGCATGTGCCGTGCTCTCCCTGAGCGGCCCATGACGCGGCCCGGTAGAGCCTGGCAGGGTATGTCCACTGGTTGCGGACGCGCAGCCCCGGCACGGGAATTTTGCGCAGCCAGTGGCGAGGCAGGGCGTCCTCGCTTATAACCGTAGCCCCGAGCGACGCGATAAAGTCCGGCAAACCGTGGTGCACCTGCGGGTCGGCATGATAGGGGCGGCCTGCCAGCACCACCAATGTTCCGCCCTGACGGCGTGTTGCGGCGTAGAGCTTTTCTGCTTCATCCCGCAGTTCGCGCAAATAATTTTCCTGCTCCTGCCGGGCCACGCGGACAGCGGCGCGCACTTCCCCCCTGGGCAGGTCCATTTCCTGACAGAGGTTACGCACCAGGGATCCCGTGTGGTTGAGATTCACAAAAGGCGCGTACATGAGGGCCTTGCCATTGACCAGTTCCGGCAGGTTTTCGCGTACCACCTGTGGATAACCGCAGGCCACAGGGCAGGAAAAAGCATCGCACATTTCTTCAAATTCTTTGGACTCACGGGGAATGCAGGGCATGAATATGCGCGAGATTCCTTTTTCAACAAGCGAAAGCACATGCCCATGGGCCAGCTTGGCAGGATAGCAGACGCTTTGCGAAGGCACGGAGGCCAGGCCCCGGGCAAAAAGCGCACGGCTGGTCGGCGGGGAAAGCTCGACCCTGAATCCAAGGCTGGTGAAAAGGGTGAACCAGAAAGGATAGTGCGAATATACGGTCAGCACCCTCGGTATGCCCAGAACTCCCCGTGGCGCGCGTTCAAGGGGCAGCGGTTCATAGCGGAAGAGCCGCTGACGCTTCCAGTCATAAAGATTTTGTCCGGCGGCCGTTTTTTTGCCAGTGGTATTGGCGAACTTGTCGCAGCGGTTGCCTGAAAAATGGCGCGTTCCGTGCGAAAAGCGCGTTTCGGTCAGCAGGCAGTTGTTCCCGCAGTCGCGGCAACGAAAACTGCGGCTGCGCATCTCAAAATTGCGAAGGCCCTCGGCTGTCAGGGGGGAGTAACGCACTTCATTGGCAGGGCAGGCCTCAAGCGCTGTCAGGGCAGCCCCATAGGCCCCCATAAGCCCTGAAGAGGCCGGCCGGTGTACGCTATGCCCCAGGGTGCGCTCCATGGCGCAAAGCAATGCGTCATTGAGGAATGAGCCTCCCTGCACCACCACATGCTGCCCCAGTTCATCGGTATCCTTGATGCGCAGCACCTTGTCCAAAGCGTTGCGAACAACAGAATAGCAGAGGCCAGCCGCAATATCGGCCGCTTTCATGCCTTCTTTCTGGGCTTGCGTGACCTTTGAGTTCATGAATACCGTACAGCGCGAGCCAAGGTCAGCCGGATGTTCGGCATACAGGGCAGCCTCGACAAATTCCTCCATACGCATGCCAAGCCCCAGGGCGAAGCTTTCAAGAAAAGCCCCGCAGCCTGCGGAACAGGCCTCGTTAAGGCTCACATCCGCGATAACGCCGTTTTCGGCCTTGAGGCACTTCATGTCCTGACCGCCGATGTCTATGACATAACTCACTTCAGGCACAATACGATGCGCGGCTTTGAAGTGCGCCAGCGTTTCCACTGTGACGCAGTCAAGCTTGAGCGCCGCCTCGGCAAGCTGCGCCCCATAGCCAGTGGCGGCCGTGCCTGCAAGCCAGGCCTGTGGAGGAATCTGCTCAAGCATGTCGGCAAGAGGCGGCAGAAGAACTTGCAGGGGGTTGCCCCCATTGGACACGTAACACGATGCCAGCATGCGCTGCTGCGCGTCTATGAGCGCGGCCTTGACCGTGGTGGACCCGAGGTCAAGCCCCAGATACAGGGGGCCGGTCGCCTTGTTCAGATCGCATCGGGGGAGGCGGTCGTCGGAGTGCCGTTTTCTGAAGATTTCATATTCGGCAGAATCACGAAAAAAGCGTGGCAGTGCCTTGGTCAGAGGAGGCAGGGCTTCGCAAGCCAGATTGCGGGCCTGACGGGCCAGTTCGTCCAGGCGAACCAGCGGGGTTTCGCCTTGCCTGTCCTTCATGCACAAAGCCGCACCGTGGGCGGCGGCACACTGGGCATGCGGCAGACAGGCAATTTCGTCATCTTCCAGATGCAGGGCCGCAATAAAAAGTTTTTTCAACTCCGGCAAAAAATGCAATGGCCCACCAAGAAAGGCCACTGTGCCTTCAATGGGGCGGCCACAAGCCAGGCCGCCAATGGTTTGTTCAACCACGGCCTGAAATATGGAGGCCGCGATGTCTTCCCGCGCTACCCCGCCATTCAGCAGGGGCACAATATCCGTTTTGGCGAACACGCCGCAACGTGAAGCAATGGGGTAAAGAGTGGTGTGCTGCGCGGCCAGTTCATTGAGTCCTTGCGCATCAGTGCTGAGCAGACGGGCCATCTGGTCGATAAAGGCCCCGGTTCCTCCGGCGCAGGATTCGTTCATGCGCAGTTCCACATCCTGCCCAAGGTACAGCAGCTTGGCGTCTTCGCCGCCGAGTTCGACAGCAACGGTGGTTTGTGGAGCCGCAGCCGATACGGCGCGGGCCGTGGCCAGCAGTTCCTGTTCAAAAGGTAAAGACAGGGCCTGGCCAAGATCCAGCGCGCCCGAACCGGTGATGGCGCAACGCACCGGCAAAAGAGGATATTTTTGTGCCAGTTCATCCAAAAGAGCGGATAACGTGGCGCGAACGGCGGTTCCATGACGACGGTACATGGTTTCAATAACCATACCCTCGGTATCAAGAAGCGCCAGCTTGACAGTGGTGGAGCCTATGTCCAGACCAAGAAATGCCGCAGGATGTGGAGACACAAATAAGTCCTCACATTTCTGTGTGTTTGTGGGAGAGACAAGATATCGCCTTTCATCAAAGAATGATTCCTGTTTAAAGGAAAAGCGAAATATTTTCCAGCTATAGATTCAGGATATACTGCAAGGGGCGACAAAGACAAGCCCCACGTTACAAAAAAAGAAGCGCCGCGCTCATTTTTCAATCATTGCTTGGCTGAAAAATGGGCGCGGCGCTCTGCTGGCTGTGGGTTATTGCTGAGCCATCGAGGCATCAAGTCTGTCGGTGATATTGTCGCGGATCCACTTGGCGTCGAGCCATTCCAGAGGCGTAACCTCAACCCCGCCCACCATCATTCCAAAGTGCAGGTGGTCGCCAAACGCAAGGCCTGTGGTGCCGGTATGGCCGAGGAGCTGCCCCTTTTGCACCACATCGCCAGCCCTTACTGTAAAATCATTGAGGTGGGAGTAGAGGGACATAAGCCCCAGACCATGATCAACCACCACAATATTGCCATAGATGCCGAGTTCGCCGCTAAAAATGACCCGTCCGCTGTTGGCGGCGGGCACTTCGGCGTTACGTATGGACGCAAGGTCAAAGCCAAGATGGTAGGACTCGCCAACCTGCTTGCCCTGATAACTGTAAAATCTGTGGTCGGCAAAACCCGCGCGCGGGGCGGAGCGGGGCATGCGTGTAAAAACGCTGCTCCACAGCATGGCCGAGGCAGAGTCTTTGCTTATGTTGCGCAAGTCCTCAACGTTGGCGGCCCGCACCTGATTATTGATATACATGTAGCATTCAAGAGGGTTGGCTGCATTGGGAGCCAGATGGCGCAACTTGCCCTCCACGCTCAGCAAAAAATTGTCGGTCAGTTCAAGACTGTCGCTTTTGAAAACCCGCTCAAAGGCCATGACCGTCAAACGGCTTTTGGTCACATTGCCCGCAAGGTCAGTGGCGGTGATTTCCACACTGTTTTTATAATCTTTGGCCGTCATAGTGTACGGATAGGGGAAAAAGCAGACGTAGCTGCCGTCTTTTTGCAGGTAGCCAGGAACAAGATAGCCGGCCACAAGGACGCCGCTGCTGGTCACCTCTTTATCGATGGTGTAGCGGACAACGGCAGCGCCCCCACGGCGCACATTGGGGGGCAGTGTTTTGACCGAAATGCGCGGGGGCTGGGTATCAAGGCGCATGGGAAGCTGCAGCGTGCGGGTATTGCCCTGGCCAAAGCCGGCAAGCGAGCCGTCAGTGGCGCGTATTTCGAGGTCAAAGGCGCCTTCACGAAGGTTGGCGTCCTTGAAGGACACTTCAACAGTACGTTCAGGCAGGTATTGATCAAAGTGTTTGTTAAAAATAACATTGAGCACGTTATTTTTTTTCACGCCGACAGTAACAGATCTGATTCCTGAAACATCCTGCATATTGATCTTAAGCACACTGACGGGGGACACTCTGCCTGTGCTGGGAGAAACTTCAATAATGGGACCTTCAAGGTCCTTGAAAAAAGTATAGCCGCCCACTCCTAGAACGACCAACACAAGAACTCCAAGCACAGTTGAAAACATACTTTTCTTTCGCATTGCAGGCTCCTCATTAAGCTCAGGGAAAAGCCTTGCATAAAGGCCGCCAATTTTCAAGGAAAAGTCTGGAACATTTATAAAGTCGCGCGGGGCCGTAGCGTGCATTGACTTGAGGGTAAAAATCTGTTTTCACTTCCGCAGTATGCAAAACAGCAGACATCCAGGCATAAGAGCGCCAGAGCGCGCGGCAGCCTCCCCGGTGGACCCCAAACGTCTGCGGAGGCGCATGGTGCGCGAGCAACTTGAAGCCAGAGGCATCACCGACGCGGAGGTCTTGGCCGCCATGGGCGCCGTCCCGCGACATCTTTTTGTGCAGGAGGCCCTGCGGGTCCAGGCTTATGAAGATACGCCCCTTCCCATAGGCTATGGACAAACCATCTCCCAGCCTTATGTTGTGGCTCTGATGAGCCAGCTTCTGGAACTACGCAGAGGCATGCGGGTACTGGAGATAGGCACGGGTTCCGGCTATCAGGCGGCCATACTGGCGACCATGGGCTGCACGGTTTTTACGGTGGAACGGCTGCGCGAACTGTATCAAAGCACCGCAAGCCTCTTGCGGCAGCTGGGGCTTCGCGGCATTCACATGCAGCGGCGAGACGGCACCCTCGGGATGCCTGAGGCTGCCCCGTTTGACCGGATTATTGTTACGGCAGGCGGGCCGGAAGTGCCGCGCCCCCTGACGGATCAGCTTGATGAAGGCGGCATTTTGCTTATTCCTGTGGGGCCGCGTCCTCGCGCGCAAAGGCTTATGCGCCTGCGCAAAGAACAGGGACGCATGGTAAGTGAAGATATGGGCCCCGCCATTTTTGTGGACCTGGTGGGCGACCACGGCTGGTAGCCATACAGGTGCCCGTCAAAAGTAAGGAGATATCATGGCTTCCTGTTCCTCCTGTTCCTCGTCTTCTTCCTGTCCCAGTTCAACGGGCAAGGGTGGCGATGGAAAGTGCATTGATCCTGCAGCCATGCAGGACAAGATTATAGCCGACAGGCTAGGGCACATCCGACACAAGATTTTTGTCATGAGCGGCAAGGGCGGGGTAGGCAAGAGCTCGGTTACCGTCAATACGGCCGCCGCTTTGGCCCGACGTGGGTTCAAGGTCGGCATCCTTGATGTGGACATGCACGGCCCGAGCGTTCCCAATCTTCTTGGCCTCACCAGCACGGTTGAAATGGATCCGGCTGGCGAGCTCATGCTGCCCGCAGCCTATAATGAAAATCTCGCCGTCATCTCAATGGACTCCCTGCTGCAGGACAAGGATCAGGCAATCCTGTGGCGTGGCCCCAAAAAGACGGCCGCCATACGCCAGTTCATTTCGGACGTTAAGTGGGGGGATCTCGACTTTCTGCTCATTGACTCGCCTCCAGGAACAGGCGACGAGCACATGACCGTCATGCAGTCCATCCCCGATGCGCTGTGTGTGGTGGTGACGACGCCCCAGGAAATTTCACTGGCCGATGTGCGCAAAGCCATCAATTTTCTGCAGTACACCAATTCAAACATACTGGGCGTAGTGGAAAATATGAGCGGCCTGATCTGCCCGCATTGCCATCAGGAAATAGACCTTTTCAAAAAGGGCGGCGGTGAAGAACTTGCCAAACGGTATGCGCTGAAGTTTCTGGGCGCGGTGCCTCTGGATCCCACTACCGTGGTGGCGGCCGATCGCGGCGTGCCTGTTGTGTATCTTGAAGCAGACAGCCCGGCCAAGACAGCATTTTTGCAGTTGGCCGACGCCATTGCCTCTGCCTGCGACACCAGCGTGGAAGCCCTGGCTTCCACGCATGCATAGCCATTGAGCCGCTGTCTGAAACACGCAGCGGCTGTCAGAAACTATGCAGGTTCTGTTTCTGCGTTCTTTGCAGGTTGTTTTGTACTGCTGATACGTGCGAAACCCCATTGAGCCTGTAGCGCCTAAAAAAATTAAACTCCCCTGCCGGCCTCAAGCGCCCAGGCAGGGGAGTTTTTTCTTCTTTTCTCCTGTTTGCTTTTATGTTATTTGGACAAAAAATCTCGGGGAGCGTCAAAAAGAACTACATGCTTAATCTTGCTAATAAAATTACGCTATTACGTATTCTTATGACCCCTCTGGTAGTTTTACTGCTGTATTTTGAGGGACCGGTTACCTGTAAACTCGCTGCCTTGGCCTTTATTTTCGCTTCGCTGACCGACTGGGCCGATGGCTACGTTGCCCGCCGTTCCAACATGGTCACAAGCATGGGCAAATTTCTTGATCCCTTGGCAGATAAAGTACTTATCTGTTCCGTTCTTATCATGTTTGTAAAACTTGGCTGGGCCCCGGCCTGGGTTGTCATCATTATGGTCTGCCGTGAACTGGTGGTCACCGGCCTGCGCACCATAGCCATTGATGAAGGAATAGTGCTTGCCGCTGACAAGTTCGGCAAAGCCAAAACCATTCTGCAAATTTTTGCCATCGTGCCGCTCATTCTGCATTATCCGCTATGGGGGATGGATCTCAGCCCCATTGGCGAGTGGCTTTTGTATGCAGCGCTGGCACTGGCCCTCATCTCAGGCTCCAATTACTGCTATGATTTTTACCGCCGCACACAGGCGCGTAAGGATTCCGACAAAGTATGAGTACGTTGCAGATACGCCTCAAAAACTGCATCCAGACCATTCTGGAACTGGAGCCCGACATGCGAGCCGGGGTCTGGGGGCGTTACTTTGATATGGAACTCAATTCGCTAAAGGATTACCTTGCACAGGTGGATCAGATGAAACTTGCCGAAGAGGACGTGCAGCGCCTTGAAAACGCCACGGCTACCTTTTTGGCTGAACTCAAGCTTTCCCGCAAAGGAAAGCCCCAAAACAAACGGCTGTTGCAGTAATGTTCTGGCGTTCCTTTATTCTTGTAGTGCTTGGCCTCATAAGCATCGTGCTTTTCAGCCGTACGGTATGGGGGCCTACGGGTCTGCTTGAATATCGTGAACTCAAAAAACAATATGCCGATCTGGAAAAACAGATAGCTGACCTGGATAAGGAAAACATGGCTCTAAGCCGTGAAATCCGCCTCCTGCAGTCTGACAACCAATATGTGGAAAAAGTGATCCGGCAGCGCCTGCACTATGTGCGAGACAATGAGGTGCTCTACCTCTTCGACGCATCGGCCAAACCCCATCGGGAGCCGTAATATATGACGGAAAAAATTCAATGGTATAAAGAAGTTCTGGAGCTTGAGCCCAACTCGAAGGTTTTTTTTCCTCTGGCGCGACTGCTGGTGGAAGAAGGGCACTTAGATGAGGCTGTGGCCGTTTTGGAGCAGGGCCTGGCACGCCATGACGAGTTTCTTGAAGCGAGACTCTTTCTGATCGAACTGCTTTATAAAACGGGCCAGCAAAACTCTTGCGAGGCCCAGGTTGAGAAACTCAGCCGTATGTTCACGGCCTATTCAGGGTTCTGGCAGGCATGGGCCGCCTCCACCCTGACCTCAGGCCAATCCCCGGACACAGCTGCCGTCATGCGGTTTCTAGCCCTCAATTTTGCCAAAGGCCCTGTGTCGTTGCGTGAAGTGCTGGATCAGGGCGTCAACAGTCTGCTCGGGCACAGCGCGGCGGGGCCTGACACACGCGGCCCCACAATGGGGGAACCCAAGAAACTTCAAGCTCCACTTGAAGATTCTGCCCGTAGCCATACGCCCCCTCAATCGCAGGACGATGCCGATGCCATCTCTGCCGCGCGGCGGTCGTACGAGCATCCTGCGCACGAGCTTCTGGCGCACGAAGACCCCGGCACTGACCCTGTGGCAGCCGACCACCTTGTCCATGAAAAACTGGATACGTTTGATCCTGATGACGTCGAGGATGGCGCGTCGCTGGAAGCGCCCCTGCATTCCATAACGGCACGCTTGTCCAGCGATGACGCTGGGGGGGCTGCCTTGCAGAGTCCTCTTGACCGTACTGCAGAGCCGATCGTGGAAAACGCAACAGGCGGCACCGTGCAATCCGGTGAAGAAGCTGACGACAGTGAGGAGCGTTTTTCGCTGCGGACGCGTTCAATGGCCGAAGTGCTGGCAGAACAGGGAGACATCAAGGGAGCGCTGGATATTTATCATGAGTTGGCCGCTGCGGCCACCGCGCCGGAAGAAAGTGCTGATCTGCGGCAGCGTATAGCCACGCTGAACGCGCGTCTGGGCAGCGCGCCGCCTGCGGAACAAACGCAGGAGCCCGCCGAGGCAGGGGGATCTACCGGCAAGGATAAACTCATTAGTATGCTCGAAGCCTTGGCCGAACGGGTCGAGGCCAGGGCGCACAGCTAAACCATTATCAAGGCCGATTTCGCATTATATGCAGCCAGAGGCAAAGCGGCTGATCTTTGTCTGGTGGTTTTTACCATTCGCGCAGAACAGATGACGATTGCGTGCGGACTGTTCTAAAGCTGAGGGAGAATACGGTGTTCAAATCATATCTGCGGACCATACTCATGCTGGTTACCGCTGCATTTCTGGTTACAGGATGCAGTTCGTACCAGCCAACCAAAAATGCCTGGAAGTCTACCAAGGGCTTCTGGAACACCTATGTCAGCCCGCCAGCCTCGGTGGACTATGACGAAAAAGGCGAACTTTCACCGCAAGCTCTGGCTCTGACCCACAGCATGATGGGGGTTGACGTGGAACTGAGCCGCCTTGAACGCGTCATGCTCAATGCCGACAAGCCCCCGACTCGTGACTGGATCGCTGCATTTTTCAGCAATTTTCCCTGGGTCAGCGGTTTTGCCGGCGTAAAGTACGACGGCACCATCCTTGGGCAGGAACCTGCAAACCCCATGAAGCAGCTGGATTTCATTCCCTTGCTGTACGAAGACAAAAAGCAGAGCACCCGTGCTCTTCGTGCCGATGTTCAGCCCTCGCCGCTGGGGCCGGAGATTTTGCTTGCCGCTCCCCTGTATGACGGCGTCGACTTTCTTGGCGTGGTCGCTACCTACTTTGATATGCGTGCCCTCATGCAGTATTCCAGCAGTTCGCAAAATGTGGTCATCCTTTCCCCCAACGCGCTGTTGTGGCCAGGAAAGTATGACTTTGCCGCCACGCCCCTGGCTGGTGTGAACTGGGATGAGGTTGTCACAAAAAGCTCTTCCGGCACGTGCACCAACGTAAACGGCACGTTCTATTACATGGTGCGCTATCTTGGCAATTTGCCTCTGATTTTCGCTGTGGCTGAAAAGGGCACTTTCCCTGAAGGCAACGGCGGTGTGGAGCAGGGCCTGGCCTTCTTCCCCAAGGAGCGCCCCAAACTTCCTCCGCCGCCGCAGCCTGAGCGCAAAAGCAAAAAACTGGGCCCCGACGCCGTCGCCATGCCCACACCCGGGGATGCCGTCAACGCTTCTGGGCAGCCGTCTGCACAGACTGCGGGCGGGCCTTCCCACGACATCCAGCCTGGCAGCGGCGACAGTGTTTTGCTCAAAAACAAAAGATCTGAAAAAGCCAAAGTTCAGGAACGCCAGCTTGAAGGCGAGAATGTCCCCGTGGAAAGGGCTCAAAGGCCCAAGGCCATGCCGCAAGCCAGACCTGGCGGACTTGGGGGTCCGGAAGCGGATATGCCCAGAGTCGTCGCGCCAAGCCCCTTTGGCCCGCGTGAAGAACAGCCTCGCGTTGTCGCACCAAGCCCCTTTGGCCCGCGTGACACTGGCGAATCCAAGGATAAGGCCGCTGACGTGAAGCCTGAAGCTTCACCCTCCGGTTCCACTGAGGGCCAGCCTGCCGCGGCGACTGACAAGCCGGAAGCGCCGACTGAAAAAGCCGCGCCTCAAAAGCAGGAGTCGTCTGCACCCGCAGAAAGTACGGCCCCGGCCGACACCGCCAAAAGTTCGGCCAAGCCTGACGAGTCACCGAGCGGCGCAGCCGCGCCGGATGTTTTGCCGGGCGGGCGTCCAAGTCCCTTTGGGCCTCGGAACTGACGCATATCAATACAAACTTGCGCCGCCCCGGGGCGGCGCAAGTTTTATGTCTACAGAACTATTCTCTGTTGCAGGAGGCCATATGGCTGACATCACGGTCACGGAACATCTGCTGCTGCACCAAAAGCGCACTCCACAGGCCACCGGACAATTTACCGGATTGCTGTACGATCTCATTCTTTCGGGAAAAAGCATCTCCCGCCGTATCAACAAAGCAGGGCTCCTGGATATTCTCGGCGGCACGGGAGAAGTTAACGTGCAGGGCGAGAACGTGCAAAAGCTGGACACCATCGCCAACCGCATCTTGCTGTACCGCATGGAACGCTGTGGCGCATTGTGCGCCATGAGTTCAGAGGAAGAGGCTGAGCTTATCCGCGTCAGCCCTGAATTCCCGCGAGGCGATTACATTCTCATCTTTGACCCCCTTGATGGTTCCTCCAATATTGACGTGAATATCAATGTGGGCACCATCTTTTCCATTTTGCGGCGTCCGGAAGGACATTCGGGCGAAGTGACCCTGGATGAAGTGCTGCAGCCGGGCCTCAAGCAGGTGGCTGCGGGGTATATACTCTATGGCCCCTCCACCATGCTGGTGCTCAGCACGGGGCAGGGCGTACACGGATTTACGCTTGACCCGGGCGTGGGCGAATTTCTGCTTTCGCACCCCAATATGTGCATCCCCAAACAGGGCTCCATCTATTCCGTCAACGAGGGCA harbors:
- a CDS encoding acyl-CoA dehydratase activase-related protein, giving the protein MSPHPAAFLGLDIGSTTVKLALLDTEGMVIETMYRRHGTAVRATLSALLDELAQKYPLLPVRCAITGSGALDLGQALSLPFEQELLATARAVSAAAPQTTVAVELGGEDAKLLYLGQDVELRMNESCAGGTGAFIDQMARLLSTDAQGLNELAAQHTTLYPIASRCGVFAKTDIVPLLNGGVAREDIAASIFQAVVEQTIGGLACGRPIEGTVAFLGGPLHFLPELKKLFIAALHLEDDEIACLPHAQCAAAHGAALCMKDRQGETPLVRLDELARQARNLACEALPPLTKALPRFFRDSAEYEIFRKRHSDDRLPRCDLNKATGPLYLGLDLGSTTVKAALIDAQQRMLASCYVSNGGNPLQVLLPPLADMLEQIPPQAWLAGTAATGYGAQLAEAALKLDCVTVETLAHFKAAHRIVPEVSYVIDIGGQDMKCLKAENGVIADVSLNEACSAGCGAFLESFALGLGMRMEEFVEAALYAEHPADLGSRCTVFMNSKVTQAQKEGMKAADIAAGLCYSVVRNALDKVLRIKDTDELGQHVVVQGGSFLNDALLCAMERTLGHSVHRPASSGLMGAYGAALTALEACPANEVRYSPLTAEGLRNFEMRSRSFRCRDCGNNCLLTETRFSHGTRHFSGNRCDKFANTTGKKTAAGQNLYDWKRQRLFRYEPLPLERAPRGVLGIPRVLTVYSHYPFWFTLFTSLGFRVELSPPTSRALFARGLASVPSQSVCYPAKLAHGHVLSLVEKGISRIFMPCIPRESKEFEEMCDAFSCPVACGYPQVVRENLPELVNGKALMYAPFVNLNHTGSLVRNLCQEMDLPRGEVRAAVRVARQEQENYLRELRDEAEKLYAATRRQGGTLVVLAGRPYHADPQVHHGLPDFIASLGATVISEDALPRHWLRKIPVPGLRVRNQWTYPARLYRAASWAAQGEHGTCRVELVQLTSFGCGLDAITSDQIREQLHQHGKLYTLIKMDEGNALASARIRIRSLLAVAEGRGKGVQTFIPPPSAPVFSKKDAHSHLILVPQMAPLHFPLITEGIVGSGHMVKLLPTVTSEAISLGQAYVNNDACYPAIVAIGQLLHALQSGEHDPHRTALLLSQTCGPCRASNYPALLRKALLECGFASVPVLTMSTSGVDSHPGFRPSRAMLHKMVLGMLAGDMLQRLSLHTQTYERRAGDTAERIDHWLRTLTPIVRHGDDLAFSRSMERLVRDFEQIGCDVDHRPRVAVVGEILLTYHPDANRHIVDIIRQEGGEPLLPDITNFMLYCLRDSIYDWQRQGGSALGALGSTLAIKKVENLRKSMREALAGSPLADRVMPVAHLDTLARMGESMLSLGNAAGEGWLLPAEMLEFLNHGAKDILCLQPFGCLPNHVVGRGAFKTVRRAAPQANIMAIDYDPGSSEANQLNRIRLFMAIARDMARKQGFLRLGDLQDQSDFAKKLCGVR
- a CDS encoding M23 family metallopeptidase, with protein sequence MRKKSMFSTVLGVLVLVVLGVGGYTFFKDLEGPIIEVSPSTGRVSPVSVLKINMQDVSGIRSVTVGVKKNNVLNVIFNKHFDQYLPERTVEVSFKDANLREGAFDLEIRATDGSLAGFGQGNTRTLQLPMRLDTQPPRISVKTLPPNVRRGGAAVVRYTIDKEVTSSGVLVAGYLVPGYLQKDGSYVCFFPYPYTMTAKDYKNSVEITATDLAGNVTKSRLTVMAFERVFKSDSLELTDNFLLSVEGKLRHLAPNAANPLECYMYINNQVRAANVEDLRNISKDSASAMLWSSVFTRMPRSAPRAGFADHRFYSYQGKQVGESYHLGFDLASIRNAEVPAANSGRVIFSGELGIYGNIVVVDHGLGLMSLYSHLNDFTVRAGDVVQKGQLLGHTGTTGLAFGDHLHFGMMVGGVEVTPLEWLDAKWIRDNITDRLDASMAQQ
- a CDS encoding protein-L-isoaspartate(D-aspartate) O-methyltransferase, with amino-acid sequence MVREQLEARGITDAEVLAAMGAVPRHLFVQEALRVQAYEDTPLPIGYGQTISQPYVVALMSQLLELRRGMRVLEIGTGSGYQAAILATMGCTVFTVERLRELYQSTASLLRQLGLRGIHMQRRDGTLGMPEAAPFDRIIVTAGGPEVPRPLTDQLDEGGILLIPVGPRPRAQRLMRLRKEQGRMVSEDMGPAIFVDLVGDHGW
- a CDS encoding Mrp/NBP35 family ATP-binding protein → MASCSSCSSSSSCPSSTGKGGDGKCIDPAAMQDKIIADRLGHIRHKIFVMSGKGGVGKSSVTVNTAAALARRGFKVGILDVDMHGPSVPNLLGLTSTVEMDPAGELMLPAAYNENLAVISMDSLLQDKDQAILWRGPKKTAAIRQFISDVKWGDLDFLLIDSPPGTGDEHMTVMQSIPDALCVVVTTPQEISLADVRKAINFLQYTNSNILGVVENMSGLICPHCHQEIDLFKKGGGEELAKRYALKFLGAVPLDPTTVVAADRGVPVVYLEADSPAKTAFLQLADAIASACDTSVEALASTHA
- the pgsA gene encoding CDP-diacylglycerol--glycerol-3-phosphate 3-phosphatidyltransferase; amino-acid sequence: MLNLANKITLLRILMTPLVVLLLYFEGPVTCKLAALAFIFASLTDWADGYVARRSNMVTSMGKFLDPLADKVLICSVLIMFVKLGWAPAWVVIIMVCRELVVTGLRTIAIDEGIVLAADKFGKAKTILQIFAIVPLILHYPLWGMDLSPIGEWLLYAALALALISGSNYCYDFYRRTQARKDSDKV
- a CDS encoding FtsB family cell division protein; this encodes MFWRSFILVVLGLISIVLFSRTVWGPTGLLEYRELKKQYADLEKQIADLDKENMALSREIRLLQSDNQYVEKVIRQRLHYVRDNEVLYLFDASAKPHREP
- a CDS encoding tetratricopeptide repeat protein, with amino-acid sequence MTEKIQWYKEVLELEPNSKVFFPLARLLVEEGHLDEAVAVLEQGLARHDEFLEARLFLIELLYKTGQQNSCEAQVEKLSRMFTAYSGFWQAWAASTLTSGQSPDTAAVMRFLALNFAKGPVSLREVLDQGVNSLLGHSAAGPDTRGPTMGEPKKLQAPLEDSARSHTPPQSQDDADAISAARRSYEHPAHELLAHEDPGTDPVAADHLVHEKLDTFDPDDVEDGASLEAPLHSITARLSSDDAGGAALQSPLDRTAEPIVENATGGTVQSGEEADDSEERFSLRTRSMAEVLAEQGDIKGALDIYHELAAAATAPEESADLRQRIATLNARLGSAPPAEQTQEPAEAGGSTGKDKLISMLEALAERVEARAHS